In one Leishmania major strain Friedlin complete genome, chromosome 13 genomic region, the following are encoded:
- a CDS encoding putative mitochondrial DNA polymerase I protein D has product MRSFPARQNPFAPTLVADDPKALLAKAQYCIFTLAYDPAQQLYAVYSATTNEVAVMQEELLWKAAMWVDERIGDDYIAGLLFGNDASTDVKSAATLLSNKAMKRLVLAPDTWGITFLAFKAQQDVVKGVDMPLGLEHAAFLLTQRQFNGTTVDPQVYDVGAGAYMPSDVLKSNGAARSAVMGWDVLLHVHRRFGTPGSRKALNPVEQIVRRVVKAVNVFVVDINVRVGKGTITEGHTMIVTIFDSQRRSQSVHMIRSLAEETAKLNALTTLLYGEGSSSISLFVPTARTKSSQLVAFARTCRPKSPFFVAEVSSLAPYFGGHNVAKGVSEEEDPRATWNLIRQNCFPENHLRKDEEKMDRYLHRGFTALANKLFSERLHKVSPVIMSAVNSIPAQEESATAFKRLEEMAAEAKKNPVPQITTASFLNKVNINDAEVVFGLQQWRRKIYDDQGRLEREKKALGGLRRYLIVDLETTTIRRYKRIANPFTKENYVVLSGARDYKGNVFMPRRYFDRSIAMRYDDPSVTSQNHLVEKSSKDSLFLPPLDEYDVIVGHNIKFDMLHIWRDVEFRKFLRRGGKIWDTMYGEYLLTGHEVKLGHGAGLEDVAKSYGGQTMKLDAVKRAWAEGKETYEIPYSILTEYLHGDLENTELIFCKHMERALEQRQVIICCARMEGLLCTTEMEYNGLKTNVDLAQRQSNELMTKVSELRRQLEESIPHEIPHDCRKFFNWSSNQHLITLFFGGKLTLSTNARESKPLTGELFARHTLFLRPEHFPPSAYPNGVFLRPPVHVLGIGDCAIMAGMPSEKGTRLFRGYLEAYMRQAGFRKSSSILESLRRDATTVSRSNADKRGETSALANLLPRRHLFLFAALTPSGTEGIAKLFVKNPISGESVTITEGEKAEQLERFVIVQVAKYTEMIMPIDDDASVKDAAFAAAHVTILARDGGFSFMHHIRSDAGLTRYMEAHAGYLDAADPKLRYNISIADTVAILAYYKHQYASDLHATLGGSRRRGSSGGGVAADSLGPVIPPKALPKVGKRNKMGIAEAFKKALLQESLMKPEEWCNYYIDIFLHIANAALQHEALSTESPKLRKGKKDAARADDDLPVLLRQRRAFVGYYNSLPDAERKRLALMCLVGKTTSSVYDCFAIPCAHDDIVKVNIKGRLAQYIPNELEAEQVMRRFRSSTTRQLQVGEDTLSYFKSNHNDSAASVILELRALEKLIGTYYESTDGGTGMVSLVHSTDSCIHHELIHNKTNTGRLASANPNCQNIPKEDKSSLRDMFISRFGDKGMCIEADYSQLEVVALAVLASDEQMLEDLRNNVDFHCKRVTMMRPDLKYTDVLQRAKKIKEPEFVKLRQQAKIFSFQRQYGAGVRMLSQSTGLTQDQVRMLIEKENETYRGVEVFNKMVTLSANSYDASLQNGVRNVRGHQFFKGMFPVLTGSRYVFTESDVPEGMLRERDAVRKSTNFSPTHLKNYPVQGFAGEIVQVMLGVLWRHFLANNNYNGLAVLTNTVHDCVWVDCHVSVYRQVAKDVELIMDGARTVLNALYPEMQVTVDFPCDVVAGESMGALRPIMEETTL; this is encoded by the coding sequence ATGAGGTCGTTCCCAGCGCGGCAGAACCCATTTGCGCCCACCCTGGTGGCAGATGACCCaaaggcgctgctggccaAGGCGCAGTACTGCATCTTCACCCTCGCCTACGACCCCGCGCAGCAGCTTTATGCCGTCTACTCCGCCACGACAAACGAGGTGGCCGTCATGCAAGAGGAACTCCTATGGAAGGCCGCCATGTGGGTCGACGAGCGCATCGGTGACGACTACATCGCTGGGCTCTTGTTTGGCAACGACGCTTCCACCGACGTGAAATccgccgcgacgctgctgagcaACAAGGCGATGAAAAGGCTGGTGCTAGCGCCGGACACATGGGGCATCACGTTCCTCGCCTTCAAAGCACAGCAGGACGTCGTGAAGGGCGTGGACATGCCTCTCGGTCTCGAGCACGCTGCATTTCTGCtgacgcagcggcagttCAACGGCACCACCGTTGATCCGCAGGTTTACGATGTGGGGGCCGGCGCGTACATGCCAAGCGACGTGCTGAAGTCGAACGGAGCAGCGCGCAGTGCCGTCATGGGCTGGGATGTGCTTCTCCACGTGCATCGCCGCTTTGGCACCCCCGGCAGTCGCAAGGCGCTGAATCCGGTGGAGCAGATTGTGCGGCGGGTTGTCAAGGCCGTGAACGTCTTCGTGGTGGACATCAATGTGCGGGTCGGCAAGGGCACCATCACGGAGGGGCACACGATGATTGTCACCATATTCGACTCACAGCGGCGCTCTCAGTCGGTGCACATGATCCGCAGCTTAGCAGAGGAAACGGCAAAGCTAAACGCACTCACCACGCTCCTGTACGGTGAGGGCAGCTCATCCATTTCGCTGTTTGTGCCGACGGCCCGCACCAAGTCGTCGCAGCTTGTGGCGTTTGCGAGGACATGCCGCCCGAAGAGCCCGTTCTTCGTGGCGGAGGTTTCGAGCCTGGCGCCGTACTTTGGCGGGCACAACGTTGCGAAGGGGGTCAGTGAAGAGGAGGACCCGCGGGCGACGTGGAACCTCATCCGGCAAAACTGCTTCCCAGAGAATCACCTGCGTaaggacgaggagaagaTGGATCGCTACCTTCATCGCGGCTTCACCGCGCTGGCTAACAAGCTCTTCTcggagcggctgcacaaAGTCTCGCCAGTCATCATGAGCGCTGTGAACAGCATCCCTGCTCAGGAAGAGTCTGCGACCGCCTTCAAGCGCctggaggagatggcggcggaggcgaagaagaacCCGGTTCCACAAATCACAACGGCCAGCTTCCTCAACAAGGTCAACATCAACGACGCGGAAGTCGTCTTTGGGCTACAGCAGTGGCGTCGAAAAATCTACGACGATCAAGGCCGTCTGGAGCGGGAGAAGAAAGCGTTGGGTGGTCTACGCCGTTACCTCATCGTGGATTTGGAGACGACCACGATACGGCGCTACAAGCGCATCGCCAACCCGTTCACCAAGGAGAACTACGTCGTCTTGTCCGGCGCTCGCGACTACAAGGGGAACGTGTTCATGCCCAGGCGCTACTTTGACCGCAGCATTGCCATGCGCTACGACGACCCGTCCGTGACAAGTCAAAACCACCTTGTCGAGAAGTCCTCCAAGGACTCGCTCtttctgccgccgctggacGAGTACGACGTCATTGTAGGCCACAACATCAAGTTCGATATGCTGCACATTTGGCGTGACGTCGAGTTTCGCAAGTtcctgcgccgcggcggcaagaTATGGGATACCATGTATGGCGAGTACCTCTTGACCGGACACGAGGTGAAGCTCGGGCACGGGGCGGGCCTGGAGGATGTGGCGAAGAGCTACGGCGGCCAAACGATGAAGCTGGATGCCGTGAAGCGGGCGTGGGCGGAGGGAAAGGAGACGTACGAGATTCCATACAGCATCCTCACCGAGTACCTCCACGGCGACCTCGAGAACACCGAGCTCATCTTCTGCAAGCACATGGAGCGAgccctcgagcagcggcaggtcATCATCTGCTGTGCGCGGATGGAGGGGCTGCTGTGTACGACGGAGATGGAGTACAACGGGCTCAAGACGAATGTCGACCTAGCGCAGCGACAGAGCAACGAACTGATGACAAAGGTGTCGGAGCTGCGCCGACAGCTAGAGGAGTCTATCCCGCACGAGATCCCGCACGACTGTCGCAAGTTCTTTAACTGGTCCTCCAATCAGCACCTCATCACGCTCTTCTTTGGCGGCAAGCTCACGCTGAGCACGAACGCGCGGGAGAGCAAGCCGCTCACGGGCGAACTATTCGCCCGCCACACCTTGTTCCTCCGCCCCGAGCACTTTCCGCCGTCGGCGTACCCAAATGGTGTCTTTCTGCGGCCGCCGGTCCACGTCCTCGGCATTGGCGACTGCGCGATCATGGCAGGTATGCCATCTGAGAAGGGCACGCGCCTCTTCCGCGGTTACCTGGAGGCTTACATGCGGCAGGCAGGCTTCCGCAAGAGTTCATCGATTTTGGAGAGTTTGCGGCGAGATGCGACGACGGTGTCGCGGTCGAATGCCGACAAGCGTGGCGAGACGTCGGCCCTGGCTAACCTGTTGCCACGGCGccatctcttcctcttcgctgcgcTGACACCGAGCGGCACCGAGGGCATTGCCAAGCTTTTCGTCAAAAACCCGATCAGCGGCGAATCTGTGACCATCACGGAGGGCGAAAAGGCGGAGCAACTGGAGCGGTTTGTGATCGTGCAGGTGGCAAAGTACACGGAGATGATCATGCCCATCGATGACGACGCCTCGGTGAAGGACGCGGCATTCGCGGCCGCGCATGTCACGATTCTagcgcgcgacggcggcttcTCTTTTATGCACCacatccgcagcgatgcGGGGCTGACTCGGTACATGGAAGCGCACGCGGGCTACCTTGACGCGGCGGACCCTAAGTTGCGCTACAACATCTCTATTGCCGACACGGTCGCCATCTTAGCCTACTACAAGCACCAGTACGCGAGCGACCTGCACGCGACGCTAGGTGGCTcgaggcggagaggcagcagcggcggcggtgtcgccgcGGACTCGCTTGGGCCGGTCATCCCGCCAAAGGCGCTGCCGAAGGTGGGGAAGCGCAACAAGATGGGTATCGCCGAGGCCTTCAAGAAggcactgctgcaggagTCCCTGATGAAGCCGGAGGAGTGGTGCAACTACTACATCGATATCTTTCTCCACATCGCCAACGCGGCCCTGCAGCATGAGGCGCTCTCGACTGAGTCGCCCAAACTGCGCAAGGGAAAGAaagatgcagcgcgcgcggacGACGacctgccggtgctgcttcggcagcggcgcgcttTTGTCGGTTACTACAACTCGCTGCCCGATGCCGAGCGAAAGCGGCTGGCGCTCATGTGTCTGGTGGGCAAGACGACCTCCTCGGTGTACGACTGCTTCGCCATCCCGTGCGCCCACGATGACATCGTCAAGGTGAACATCAAGGGCCGGCTGGCGCAGTACATTCCAAATGAactggaggcggagcaggtgatgcgccgcttccgcaGCTCGACGACGCGCCAGTTGCAGGTCGGCGAAGACACCCTTAGTTACTTCAAGTCTAATCACAATgacagcgccgccagtgTTATTCTTgagctgcgcgcgctcgAGAAGCTGATTGGTACCTACTACGAGAgcaccgacggcggcacTGGAATGGTGTCGCTTGTGCACTCGACGGACAGCTGCATCCACCACGAGCTGATCCACAACAAGACGAACACCGGACGCCTGGCGAGTGCGAACCCGAACTGCCAGAACATTCCAAAGGAGGACAAGTCGAGCTTGCGCGATATGTTCATCAGCCGCTTCGGTGACAAGGGCATGTGCATCGAGGCGGACTATTCACAGCTGGAGGTCGTGGCGCTCGCTGTGCTCGCATCCGACGAGCAGATGCTTGAAGACTTGCGGAACAACGTGGACTTCCACTGCAAGCGTGTGACGATGATGCGGCCAGATCTCAAGTACACAgatgtgctgcagcgtgcgAAAAAGATCAAGGAGCCGGAGTTTGTgaagctgcggcagcaggcgaagATATTCTCCTTCCAGCGGCAGTACGGTGCCGGCGTGCGGATGCTGAGTCAAAGCACTGGGCTCACCCAAGACCAGGTTCGCATGCTTATCGAGAAGGAGAACGAGACGTACCGCGGCGTTGAGGTGTTCAACAAGATGGTGACCTTATCGGCGAACAGCTACGACGCATCGCTGCAGAACGGCGTGCGCAACGTTCGCGGCCACCAGTTCTTCAAGGGCATGTTCCCCGTGTTGACGGGGAGCCGCTACGTCTTCACGGAGTCGGACGTCCCTGAGGGAATGCTGCGCGAGCGGGACGCGGTGCGCAAGTCGACGAACTTCTCTCCCACCCATCTCAAGAACTACCCCGTGCAGGGCTTCGCTGGCGAGATCGTGCAGGTGATGCTCGGGGTGCTGTGGAGGCACTTCCTCGCCAACAATAATTACAACGGCCTTGCAGTGCTCACGAACACGGTGCACGACTGCGTGTGGGTGGACTGCCACGTCTCCGTGTACCGGCAGGTGGCAAAGGATGTGGAGCTCATCATGGACGGAGCGCGGACCGTGCTCAACGCCTTGTACCCCGAGATGCAGGTGACGGTGGATTTCCCGTGCGATGTGGTGGCTGGAGAGAGCATGGGGGCGCTGCGGCCCATCATGGAGGAAACAACGCTCTag